Genomic segment of Labeo rohita strain BAU-BD-2019 unplaced genomic scaffold, IGBB_LRoh.1.0 scaffold_82, whole genome shotgun sequence:
ttttaaaaagttagtaaaaaatgttgccacattcaaataaagaacGTAAAATGCAGGCTAAGTGTAACTTATTAAACAAGTATATGTTCAAATGATTGACAGCCTTTTACATGTGTGCTtcttataataaacaattagctgatatgcatttaaacagactttttttttaaagggctttttatgcttttaatgaCACAGAATAGCGGATAACTGACACGAAATCGTTGGGTGAAGAGAGGGGGGTGGGATCGGCAAAACACCTCGAAACTGGAATCAACCTCgagtcaccgtgagcgcagttacGCTGTATGTCAGCGCACTAACCACTGGGCAATCGCTGCTGACGTAAATAGCTTTTTTATTAACAGATTAATCATGGCTGATAGTGAGATATGCAAAcgtaaaacaaaaccaaactggatgcaagaacagctgttacttcttgcccaacatattaatgaaaacaaggatataatcaaattaaaatttggAGCTGGGATAACCTccaagactaaaaaaaaattgtgtgggAATATACGTTCAAAAAAATGCGGAGTGTTtctaaaaagtttacattctgAGGCAGATTGCCAGCAACAGCAATATTAGGATAGTTGAGATTTGATCTTAATGATTTAAGCCTGATTTAGGCTGATTTATACTCGACACGTTCTTCTGCGCCGCAAGCCTGTGCTGACCACGCGCGCACATCACCAAATTCTGGGCCCCTGTTCCTAAAAGATCTTAAGGATAAAAGTAGCCTATCTCATAACTTAGCGATGtaggagaaaatcttaaaaataatgaggGGTATTATGTCTGTTGCAGAACTTGCAGGGATGCAGTCACTTCACCAACAAATAGAAACAACCCAACAACGCCACAGATCAAGGGTTTGACAACCCTCGAATGGCAGCTCCTTATGAatgcaattaatattttaaagaggCTAAGGATTTTAATCTGCAATAGCATAACAAGGTTTCATGAAAACATTGTGGTCAACTTGAAAATAATGTCCGTTCACCTGTGGCATTTGTTTATCGCTTGAATTCTCTGACTTTGCAAAGAATACCCGTGCTTTTCACAGTCATCTGGACAAAAGTGggaaagctgcatttatttgcacacatGTAATTTTCCAGACATCTTTTTTCAATAACTCCAAATTTTCCCTTGATTATATCCTTGTTTTCATGAACAAGTTGAGCAAGAAGTAAGAGTTGTTCTTGCatccagtttggttttcttttatgtttacaTGCCTTACTATCACCTATGATTATTCTAGTTaattaaaaggctgtttatatgcatatccGCTAACTGTATACAGGAGCGCTGTGTAAGAGGCTGAagatataaatgtttaattagtaGGGCTCTAACGATACGCGATATGAAACCGGTGTGATAAGGGAAAATCGCGACACACCCCGTGACTACCTTTCCAATCATGTGACGCCTGCCTGCAAAAGTTGAGCTAGTTGAAGAAGAATGTGAGGAAACATGGCAACCAACCCAGAGATTGCGGACCCTCCCTGCTCATTTAAGTCAGCAGTATGGCAACATTTCGGCTACCCGGTGGAGATAAAGGATGGCAATTGTGTAGTCGACAAGACCCACACAATTTGCCGTAAGTGCTTTAAGAAGCTTCCCCAAGTGGCAGGCAACACAACCAACATGCAGATGCATATCTTACGGCACCATCCAGAAATCAATTTAGCAGCAGCACAGAAAACAACCCAGCAGCAGCCTACGCTACCTAGTTTCTTCCAAGCAAATTTTCCAGCGAATTCAGATCGAGCACAGAAAATTACAAatgcaattgcaatttttatgGCACTGGATATGCGACCATTTTCGGTTGTGGATAATGAGGGGTTCAAGTATTTACTCAGTGTGCTCGAGCCCCGTTATGTATTACCAAGCCGGGCGCATTTCTCGCAAAATGTGCTACCAAAACTTCAAGAGAAAATGAAGGCTAAAGTGGAGGAAGGGTTGAGTACTGCTGAATCCATCGCAATCACCACAGATGGATGGACGTCCCGTGCCACAGACAGCTACGTGACCATAACTACACACTATATTACGGGCAATTGGCAAATAGCAAACCACGTCCTCCAAACACGCCCGGTGTATGAGAGCCATACAAGCGACCATTTATCGGGAATACTTAAAGAGGCTGTGATAGATTGGAAGATCAGCAGATCAAACGTCCCGTTCCCGTGACAACAGACAACGCCAGAAACATTGCCAATGCTGTCGAAGCGGCCGGATTTTCACCGCATATACGATGCTTTGCTCACACTGTTAATCTGGCTGCGCAGAGAGGGATGGGCGTTCACCAGATGTCCCGACTCCTCGGCAGAGTGAGGAAAGTTGTCACGTTTTGTCACCGCAACACAACAGCTGCAGCTGTGTTGAAGGAGAAACAGGTGATGCTACAGCTGCCCTTACACAAGCTGGTCCAGGATGTGGCTACTAGGTGGAACTCTAGCCATGACATGCTTGAGTGCTACCTTGAGCAGCAGGATGCTGTTTTCTCGGCATTAACAGACAAGAGTGTCAAGAAGAACATTAAAGACATCGTCACTCTATCTGATGATGATGTGAAACTAGCTGAGGACGTGGTCCAGGTTCTTAAACCTTTGAAAACTGTGACAACCCTCATGAGCATTGAGCAGATTCCAACTATTTCAATGATCTTGCCATTGAAACACAGAATCCTGGCCTCCATGAAGCACAGTGGCTCTGACTCAACAGTAGTGAAAGACATCAAAGCTGCTATTGCACATGACTTCGAGGACAGATACCCTGATACGGATAGGGCACTAATTCAGTTTCTTCATATGAGTACTGCACTTGACCCCTGTTTCAAATCTCTACCTTTCCTTGATGAGACCACCCGGCACACAATCTTCAAGAGTCTGACTGAGAGAATTCTGGACGATTGTTCACAGACTGTTCAGGTATttgattgttttaatattaatataattaaataaatttaatttaaatattaaattataaaatataattaaaaaatataaaaactttattaaataaagtgcTGTGTAAATCAGTTAGGCCTATTTATTTAAAGTCAGTATTTAAATATAGtcagataataataatgcttaactttattaaattagtttCATTCATCCTGGATTTCATATCCTTCATTGTATCTAACATTATGCTGCAATTATGTTATGGATTTGGTCTTACAGGCCCAAACTTCCAGGGATGAGACAGAGGAGCAATCAGAGATAGCCTCCAGCAGCAGTGACTGTCCTCCTCCAGCCAAAAGAGCACCAATGGCTGAACTGTTTGGAGACATCTTTCCAATTGAACaggcatcatcatcatccaagTCTTTGTCTGAAGTGGTGGATGAGGAGGTGCAGTATTACAGAGCAGTGCAGAGCCTCTCAGTGGACTCAAATCCACTTGTGTGGTGGAAGGACAACCAGAACCAGTTCCCCCATTTAGCCAAGTTGGCTAAAATTTACCTTGGAATCCCAGCCACATCTGTCCCCAGTGAGAGAGTATTTTCTACTGCAGGTGACATTGTCACAGCACAGAGAGCACGCCTCTCACCAGACAATGTTGACATGATGGTGTTTCTGAAGAAGAATTTTCAACTCCCTTAAATCAAACAAGTTTGGTTTTCTTAAGAGAAAGaagttgtttatttgtttaatgtttacttGATTTGTGGTTTGCAGCACAGGCAGTAAGCCTCAGTTACCTCAGTGTGAAACAGTAgccatttaatttattttgtaaatgtaagaGAACTTGATTGAAGAAGAATTTTCAACATGCTCGAATCATCTCCACAATGGAGTttaattctgtttgtttttcaacAGTATTTTGttacaaagaaaacagaagTGTTATAGCattggctatttatttattttatatatggctatttatattgttaataatttgGAAAGTTAATCTTGTTCTTTGGTGTTCAGTTTATAAagatttttcaaatgttatttaataaaaaaatattgttttaaaaatagtttttttctccCACCCCCCCACGAAAAAAAATCGTGATATGAACCAAATCATGGGTCAAAAATCGTGATACGAACCGAATCGTGGGTTTGGTGTATCGTTATAGCCCTAttaattagtgacacttagcctgcattttaaaatctttatttgaatatgccaacatttttattttaaaacctttatttgaACATGATATAATATTGCACGTTACAGTTTTTCTATGAATAAATGTCTGACAGAGACCcctcccctatcagccaatcatTGTGTGCATAGTTAGTAAGCATGTCGACATCATTCATAACAACGAGGTCAACCCCGCCCTTACTTTTagcttaagacttctctctattccttagtaaaagtttgtcttagcagctttgtgaataggGTTTAAGAGAAAACcttagcttaaaaaaaaaagtttatatcagagacacatttgtgtgtattttgttttgttttttttttaaccagaatGAGTCACAAGTGATGGATTGAAGCACTCGTGTGTGAACACTGAGCACGAGCCGCATTGAGAAGGTTCCGTCactaattaacattaaaaaaaatatatagattccAGCGTCAGCACCTTATTTAACATAAAGGAATGTTTAATCAGCATTAAGTATGTTCAAAAAAAGTGGTGGGACAATATCCAGTTTTGAAAACCATCCCATCCCACCTGTAAATTACGCCTATGAAAATAAGTAATGTGAAACACTAACACAAGCaattatgataaatatattattatagcaTTCTTCAACAGTAAAACCAACACAATAGtgttaaaatgtgcagtttcacAAACTTTCTTGCAAAAGTTTTCATCTTTTTCAATGCTGGTCGCGATTTCTAAGAGTTATTTGCCATCTATTTCTATGATCACGCATTGATGGATCATAGAGATGTTTGTACAGGCGTACCTGTTCagccaaaacagctttaaaatttTTCGTGATCAATGCGGTGACGCGAACAGTTCACTCAAGATGCTGTGCACAGAGCCACGCAAAATGGTTGATTTCACAAACCCAAGCGAACTTGCGGACTCTGCTGAAGTAGTGCGTCATCATGACGTAGTATTTTTGGCACATGTGCATTAAACAAAAGAGATTTGTGgttacataaattaattatattaataagttaattaaaatcaaatgtatttgaatgcGAATTAATTGTGTTTAGATTTGTTAAACTTTTGCTTgcaattaatgcaattaaatgtgtgtttaagTGACTTAAAACAACATAATGATATTGAACGTATTCTGTACACAGATGTTAAGTACAAGTACTATTACATACAAATACAGTACTCTACACAAATGACACTGTATGTCAAATATTATGTAGAAAATTAAACTTCATTGAGTTCATAGCGCAGGAGCTGGTGATgaaaatttcaacaatatgtTTTATTGGAGTATACTGTATAGTAAAAAAGTGTATTGACATTTACAAGACAAATACATTTCAAGTCCATTAATGCACATAGTATATATTATAgactaaatacatttaaaatacattaacaaatgtaattttggaCAACACACTTAggttgaaattaaaataaattatttttttagtagcTTTAGTATATTgataatatatcaaaataagtgtacttatttaaaacacaataaaatcataagtatgtaaaatgtatgtttaagtAATACTTAATTAGACATTAttataaagtgcatttttaaaaagtgcacttaagTATGTTAAGATCTATTGTCATTAAAGTGCACTCTTTAAGTAAACTTAAGtggcaattaatttaaattatattatattatctgcaagtgcactttttaaaaaagtatacttttaagatttgtagtacacaaaaattacactttaatacaattaagcagacttctttttcacaagggctGTTCTGATCTAATCTCAAAttgtctgattcgctctgataTCCTACAGTATGTGCTCAACTGCAATCAAGTGGCTTGCTGTCAGATGGTATAGACCTTCAAGGGTGTTACATtactagggatgtgacgagatccgATGTGTCTCGCGAGACCAGTCGAATCTCGCGAGATCTCGTGACAGTATCCTCCCAAAACATTTtgctgtgtttacattagagctgcactattaatccttaaaatatcgaggtgtcgattcaaacacccacgcgatcttattcGAGTGttagtggagcgtgagaaggcGGTTTTGTCGCTgctcatgttaatgaatcagagggtcggggtaaatgtgaatgCAGAAAGAGCAGTCTTTTCaaacacattataatcattatttctgtgttacagacatttacataatagaagtactgggataaaagttcatAGTTTGTGTATAAACACTTACTGTCTTCAGTAGCGATGAAAacgaaagtattttaacacGTGTATCTATTGTAACGCTtctcctcttccgccaggaggtggcgacaactgcccgtttaaaacatgtcattgaatcattcattcaggagatttcaatgatcaaacaagtcttaatgaagtgagacactgactccttcattgaatgttttttttttatttaaatgaatatatatgtatttaaaagacttaagcaatgaacagtttgtcagaaccactagtaaattgttattttgtttagttttctaaccTTTTTgtctccagaatcgtgagagaatcgtggtctccagtttattaaaaacaactaggattctcaatttatcccgaatcatgaagctcttgtttaaatgttgtttattactacatattgttcattaaaattgaagtttaattttgttaaagttcaaaatgcaccttaatttttttgcattcttgtgttcagttgaataaaagactattttccctatatatttcatcattgaggaattcttaagaaaagttaaaaaatctcgtctcgtctcgttctcgtgggataagtgtctcgtcacacccctataCATTACTGTACATATTCTACACAAAGAATGTTCTTATTAACAGCTGTTTAAATATTGGAGATACcctagtaaaaatatatatatatatatatatatataatgcttgtataaaatgtatttcaaatgcatttgtttcagttgatataaatttacattgaaaaaaatatccTGCAGTTGAACCTAAActagtatatttaaagtctgctattGGAACAACTGAAATTCTTATTTAAACTtatctcgtctcgttctcgtgggaccaagtgtctcgtcacacccctataCATTACTGTACATATTCTACACAAAGAATGTTCTTATTAACAGCTGTTTAAATATTGGAGATACTTCTTTTGTTTCTTATACTTATATAGTATttacttcttcttcttcttatttttctgagcgcaaattttttggacactaactcctcctagaccgttcaagctacatactccaaactcgggtcagatcttcatactgttctgacttagtgtgctatatcttttcagactggtttgagttacggttttcttaaaaatgaatattaaaaatcataaaaagtcccatagactttcattgaccaaaagtccatgtctgtttgaactatgtttaatgtaaactgctagaagccattgatactcaattaagctttaagatatctatgttctttctaactaataactaatctatctatctatctatctatctaactatctatctatctatcttcaaaccttatctatctatctatctatctatctatctatctatctatctatcttcaaaccttatctatctatctatctatctatctatctatctatctatctatctatcttcaaaccttatctatctatctatctatctatctatctatcttcaaaccttatctatctatctatctatctatcttcaaaccttatctatctatctatctatctatctatctatctatctatcttcaaacctttatctatctatctatctatctatctatctatctatctatctatcttctatctatctatctatctatctatctatctatctatctatctatctatctatctatctatctatctatctatctatctatctatctatctatctatctatctatctatcttcaaacctttatctatctatctatctatctatctatctatcttatcttctatctattatctatctatctatctatctatcttcttcaaaccttatctatctatctatctatctatctatctatctatctatctatcctttctatctatctatctatctatctatctatctatctatcttctaacctttatctatctatctatctatcttcttcaaaccttatctatcttcaaaccttatctatctatctatcttcaaaccttctatctatctatctatctatcttcaaacctttatctatctatctatctatctatcttcaaaccttatctatctatctatctatctatctatctatctatcttctctatcctttatctatctatctatctatctatctatcttctaaccttatctatct
This window contains:
- the LOC127162051 gene encoding E3 SUMO-protein ligase ZBED1, with amino-acid sequence MGVHQMSRLLGRVRKVVTFCHRNTTAAAVLKEKQVMLQLPLHKLVQDVATRWNSSHDMLECYLEQQDAVFSALTDKSVKKNIKDIVTLSDDDVKLAEDVVQVLKPLKTVTTLMSIEQIPTISMILPLKHRILASMKHSGSDSTVVKDIKAAIAHDFEDRYPDTDRALIQFLHMSTALDPCFKSLPFLDETTRHTIFKSLTERILDDCSQTVQAQTSRDETEEQSEIASSSSDCPPPAKRAPMAELFGDIFPIEQASSSSKSLSEVVDEEVQYYRAVQSLSVDSNPLVWWKDNQNQFPHLAKLAKIYLGIPATSVPSERVFSTAGDIVTAQRARLSPDNVDMMVFLKKNFQLP